The following proteins are co-located in the uncultured Draconibacterium sp. genome:
- a CDS encoding glycoside hydrolase family 3 N-terminal domain-containing protein, protein MRKIILLSLILVVGIGYISAQLPAYKNKELSPEERANDLISRMTLDEKVAQMQCVWRGEPGKKALFPNGEFDAEAARKLLPNSIGSIARINEDMGPGAVGAHPTLPPGEAARQYNKVQKYFIEETRLGIPVLIHEEGLHGQQATEATSFPAPIGLASSWNEDLIHDIYSIVAKEIRYRGGSQVLAPVVDVVRDPRWGRTEETMGEDPFLISRLGVAQVKAYQGDGIYLDGDHVGATLKHFGVHGQSEGGSNTAPSNIDERTAREVFFKPFQACIKEARPMNIMVTYNELWGIPAHANKKLLKDILRDDFGFKGVVVSDYYGIGNLVDIDKVTPSKEEAGYLAFKAGVDIELPDYFGYQHLVALVKEGKITESEIDEKVKRILIEKFRLGLFDHPYVNADKAEQFVGCEANREVAYKAAAESMVLLKNEKDFLPLNNEEIKTIAFIGPNADRCILGGYSSSPKQCISPLQAIREKYGDKMNILYAEGCRITDVNSPFPEVIRLVPREDNDVRIAEALKVAKQADVVVLFVGSNEAVAREAYGPTAPGDMPTLELLNGQNELIEQIVALGKPTCAFVKSGQPLSIGKLTKELPAVMQCWFLGQEGGYAMVDALFGDINPSGKLSITFPRSAGHIPSYYAYKPSSRRGYNLGLDVTPLFPFGYGLSYTTFEYSNLKISSSTITKEDSVEVSVDVTNTGSRRGAEVVQLYIRDEYSSVTRPVKELKGFEKLWLEPGQTQTVTFVITPDLLAFYDGNMNWVVEPGDFSIMVGTSSDNVENLKLSVTN, encoded by the coding sequence ATGCGAAAAATTATATTACTAAGTTTAATTCTGGTTGTTGGTATTGGTTATATTTCAGCACAACTACCAGCCTATAAAAACAAAGAGCTTTCTCCTGAAGAAAGAGCAAACGATTTAATTAGCCGAATGACTCTGGATGAAAAGGTTGCCCAGATGCAGTGTGTATGGAGAGGCGAACCTGGTAAGAAAGCGCTTTTCCCCAATGGTGAATTTGATGCAGAGGCTGCACGAAAACTTCTCCCAAACAGCATAGGTAGTATAGCCCGGATTAATGAAGATATGGGGCCTGGCGCGGTTGGTGCACATCCTACATTGCCTCCGGGGGAAGCGGCCAGGCAATACAACAAAGTGCAGAAATATTTTATCGAGGAAACCCGTCTTGGAATTCCGGTATTGATTCATGAAGAAGGATTGCATGGACAACAAGCTACTGAGGCAACAAGTTTTCCCGCTCCCATAGGTTTAGCCAGTTCATGGAATGAAGATTTGATACATGATATCTACTCAATTGTTGCCAAAGAAATTCGTTATCGGGGGGGAAGCCAGGTATTGGCTCCGGTAGTTGATGTTGTGCGGGATCCGCGGTGGGGACGCACCGAAGAAACAATGGGCGAGGATCCTTTCCTGATATCAAGATTGGGTGTAGCACAGGTAAAAGCATATCAGGGTGATGGTATTTATTTGGATGGCGATCATGTTGGGGCGACATTAAAGCACTTTGGAGTACATGGACAAAGTGAAGGAGGAAGCAACACTGCACCCAGCAATATCGACGAAAGAACAGCTCGGGAAGTGTTTTTTAAACCATTTCAGGCTTGCATTAAGGAAGCCAGGCCAATGAACATTATGGTTACATACAACGAATTGTGGGGAATACCAGCCCATGCCAATAAAAAGTTACTCAAAGACATTTTACGGGATGACTTTGGATTTAAGGGAGTAGTAGTTTCCGATTATTATGGAATTGGTAATCTGGTTGACATCGACAAAGTAACTCCGTCAAAGGAAGAGGCTGGTTACCTGGCATTTAAAGCAGGAGTTGATATTGAGTTGCCCGACTATTTTGGTTATCAGCATTTAGTGGCGCTGGTTAAAGAAGGTAAAATAACAGAATCTGAAATTGATGAAAAGGTTAAACGCATTTTAATTGAAAAGTTTCGTTTGGGACTGTTTGACCATCCATATGTAAATGCTGACAAAGCTGAACAATTTGTTGGTTGTGAGGCAAACAGGGAGGTTGCTTATAAAGCTGCTGCCGAATCAATGGTATTATTGAAAAACGAAAAAGATTTTCTGCCATTAAACAACGAAGAGATAAAGACGATTGCTTTTATTGGCCCCAATGCCGACCGATGTATTTTGGGAGGCTATTCATCTTCACCAAAACAGTGTATCTCACCATTACAGGCTATTAGGGAAAAATATGGAGATAAAATGAACATACTTTATGCCGAGGGTTGCCGTATCACGGATGTCAACAGTCCTTTCCCCGAAGTGATCAGATTGGTGCCTAGGGAAGACAATGATGTGCGAATAGCAGAGGCTTTAAAAGTCGCAAAACAAGCGGATGTAGTGGTATTATTTGTAGGTTCGAATGAAGCAGTTGCACGGGAAGCTTACGGTCCTACCGCTCCCGGTGATATGCCAACTCTTGAATTACTGAATGGTCAGAATGAACTGATTGAACAAATCGTTGCCCTGGGGAAACCAACCTGTGCGTTTGTAAAGAGTGGTCAGCCTTTGAGCATTGGCAAACTGACAAAAGAACTTCCAGCAGTTATGCAATGTTGGTTTTTAGGACAGGAAGGTGGCTACGCAATGGTAGATGCTTTGTTTGGCGATATTAATCCAAGTGGCAAGTTATCAATTACTTTTCCGAGAAGTGCAGGACATATTCCATCCTATTATGCTTATAAACCTTCCTCGCGCAGGGGATACAATTTAGGCTTGGATGTTACTCCCTTATTCCCGTTTGGATATGGTCTAAGTTATACCACATTTGAATATTCAAACCTGAAAATCAGCAGTTCAACAATCACTAAAGAGGATTCGGTTGAAGTAAGCGTTGACGTAACGAACACCGGGAGTCGACGGGGGGCAGAAGTGGTTCAGTTATATATTCGCGACGAATATTCATCAGTAACCAGACCTGTTAAAGAACTGAAAGGATTCGAAAAACTGTGGTTGGAGCCCGGACAAACACAAACAGTAACATTTGTGATCACTCCTGACTTATTGGCTTTTTACGATGGTAATATGAATTGGGTAGTTGAACCGGGAGACTTTTCAATTATGGTAGGTACTTCATCTGATAATGTTGAAAACCTTAAGTTAAGCGTCACCAATTAA